One Drosophila willistoni isolate 14030-0811.24 chromosome XL unlocalized genomic scaffold, UCI_dwil_1.1 Seg142, whole genome shotgun sequence genomic window, TCCATTTTTTGGCTCTCTATTGCATACCCTAAGGAGCTAAATTTCCCAAATTGTACACTCCAAGATCTGACTATATGAGTTTAATTTAGATAGGTTAAgctagtttagtttagttattGCGATTTGCACTCACCTCTATATCATTGTTTTCCATCTCCTCGACACCGAAATCTTCGGGTATTTTGACATGGGCTGTCGATATGATGCGCACTCGATCCACTCTTGGATACTCAGTGACCAATGTGGAATTCCATAGACGTGCCTTGACTAGCACCTGAGCCTCTGATCGTGCCGCCATGTTGTAGATTTCACACTCAATTCGAATGCACTTGGCTGTACCCTTGTTGCAGTCCAGCTCAATGATGTCCTGTTTTTTGCCTTTACCGCCTCCTCCACTGCTGCTGCCTTCCCGTCCATCGAGAAGGCGCTCCAGTCGGGCCACCCTTTCGATGGCATTACGTGGCATTCGACTCAACGAATTCgaatgatgctgatgatgactCTGACTGCGATTGAAGTGCTGCATTTGCAGCGATGGACGCATCATCATGGACGCGGGTGCCCCTAAATACGCCGAATCCTGTTGCGGCTTGTTGGCCAACTTTAAGGGATTCACATACTCCGATGCCACGGTACATTCGCCCTGCCCGATTTCCACATTGGGCCGCTGCTCTATATATAGAAGGTACCGATCTTTCAGCGCTTCATCGGGATCGTTGTAGAGCGATAGGGGCCAATGGATGACCATGAGCACTTTCGGCGCTGTCGATGGTCCTTCATTGAATATGCTGAAACTATGGATCAATGGTGATCCCACATCTGACATTTCCATGGGCGAATCAGTCAGCTTCTCTGCTCCACTATAGAAACTCTGCTCGGGTATGGCCCAGCCCCGGAAATGCAATTTAGCGCGCCGTACGACATGCACGATGAGATTTTGATCGGGCAACTCTTTGCCCACCAGTTTTGATGTGGTATTCGCAAAGATGTGAAAGTTCATGGTTTTTTCCTTGGGCTCTAGGCCCTTGGGTTGAAAACGAATGGTGACAAATGTGGAGCTGCCACGCAGCATGGGATTACCCAAACTGCAAGCCACCAAAGTGGTATTGAAGCTATTGCAAGTGGCATTTGTCTGCAGAGAaggagatagaaagagagagagagagagagagagagaccaattagttaattgactttcagtgCAAATCTTCGGGGGTCACTTACCGGTTTCTTGGTGGCCACATAGGACACACTAGCCTGATGCTCTATAAATAGTTGCGCCTCATATGCTGAATCTGCCAGATTGGTAACATTGATCCTAACCTCCAGTTCTGTTTCATCCATTGTCCAGGTATATCCGTCAACTGTATAAATGGTCACAAGGAAAGGTGTCAATCATGCAACTGCTACTCCATGTGACTCGGTTACACTTACCTGAACGAGTTATATTTGGCTCTGCCCTGATGACCAGATCACTTTCGCATAGATCATCGTCGCCACAGTCCTTTTGGAATGTGCCCTCGAAGTCGATTTGTGCCCGCGTCTGATCCAATATGGGATTGAGTCGTATCAACGCCGATTCGGCCAATTCGTCCTCCACCAGTGTATACTTGAGGCGGAATCCAATCGGTGTCTGTATATCCCGTGTATTGGCCTTGATGTAGCCGGTGACCATTTGACAGCTGGTTCTACCATCGGTTCGCACCTTAACCACACGACTCACCACATTGCTGCGCTTGTTATCTCGATCGAAGAAGACCCGTGAGAATTTCTTTTGATGATCGAATGTCTCCGCCTCGACGCTATAAAGAAGACTGAGCTCCTTGTTCTGGCCATCGTAGGGATCGATGCTGCAGCACGCCTCGAAACTGAAACAGGTGAGATTCGATCCGACATCGGCCCGACAACCCGCCCGATTGGGATCAATGTTGCGGGTTTCGTTGACGCCGTGTGTTGTGCGAATACTGATAATTGGACGGGCCAGAAGGACCACAGCTGCCGATGAGTTGTAGGCACCAATCACCACATCCGGATAGGAGTTGTCATCGAGATCAGTTTTGCCCGTTATGCTGATGCCGAAAGTCTTGATGGGCCGCGACATGCCACGTCCGCCCAATTCGGAGGCTTGAATTTTCTGAGCAGGCTCAGCAATGAGGCCTTTCGGTGATCCCAGATAGATGTAGACCACGCCATCTCCCTCATAGGGTGCACCCACGGCAATGTCCTCGCAGTTGTCCTTATTCAAATCGCCAATGTTGGCCAGTGCCAAGCCAAAGCGACTCTCTGGTGCTCCTGTTAGCTTCAATGTGGCCCGCTTTGGCAGCATGTCGTTCTCATTCTGGTATATA contains:
- the LOC6652920 gene encoding integrin alpha-PS1 isoform X1; protein product: MRLPRKVKLEFSFDSVLRTIPLLFLILLLAAVSTIDGFNLEQRLPLVKYGNANAYFGYSVATHVIGDPKNNTKCLLVGAPLDQNLQPNTTRSGALWRCPITQRTDDCEQVITDGRRSEGGSYEVNKTYDSEILSPPSSDEIKEEQWMGVTVRSQNYGKVVVCAHRYINTQFENRYGQGLCYVLTNDLEYDEVYEPCRGRSVAREHEDYALCQVGTSSAILEDETMVLGTPGPFTWRGTIFVTKIGGSFLERDKYMYHTEHSEARSPVDKYSYLGMSVTGGHYYDDNMAYAAGAPRSQGHGQVVIFQNQSRANPIPLAQIIDGEQFGSSFGYEIATADINGDRKPDLIVGAPLYFSKTEGGAVYIYQNENDMLPKRATLKLTGAPESRFGLALANIGDLNKDNCEDIAVGAPYEGDGVVYIYLGSPKGLIAEPAQKIQASELGGRGMSRPIKTFGISITGKTDLDDNSYPDVVIGAYNSSAAVVLLARPIISIRTTHGVNETRNIDPNRAGCRADVGSNLTCFSFEACCSIDPYDGQNKELSLLYSVEAETFDHQKKFSRVFFDRDNKRSNVVSRVVKVRTDGRTSCQMVTGYIKANTRDIQTPIGFRLKYTLVEDELAESALIRLNPILDQTRAQIDFEGTFQKDCGDDDLCESDLVIRAEPNITRSVDGYTWTMDETELEVRINVTNLADSAYEAQLFIEHQASVSYVATKKPTNATCNSFNTTLVACSLGNPMLRGSSTFVTIRFQPKGLEPKEKTMNFHIFANTTSKLVGKELPDQNLIVHVVRRAKLHFRGWAIPEQSFYSGAEKLTDSPMEMSDVGSPLIHSFSIFNEGPSTAPKVLMVIHWPLSLYNDPDEALKDRYLLYIEQRPNVEIGQGECTVASEYVNPLKLANKPQQDSAYLGAPASMMMRPSLQMQHFNRSQSHHQHHSNSLSRMPRNAIERVARLERLLDGREGSSSGGGGKGKKQDIIELDCNKGTAKCIRIECEIYNMAARSEAQVLVKARLWNSTLVTEYPRVDRVRIISTAHVKIPEDFGVEEMENNDIEVETRAYPELLNQQLDTSLPMWMIILAVVGGLVLLALFTYAMWRCGFFKRRRPTDPTLSGNLEKMNEEKPFLGAKNTHSVF
- the LOC6652920 gene encoding integrin alpha-PS1 isoform X2; its protein translation is MRLPRKVKLEFSFDSVLRTIPLLFLILLLAAVSTIDGFNLEQRLPLVKYGNANAYFGYSVATHVIGDPKNNTKCLLVGAPLDQNLQPNTTRSGALWRCPITQRTDDCEQVITDGRRSYDSEILSPPSSDEIKEEQWMGVTVRSQNYGKVVVCAHRYINTQFENRYGQGLCYVLTNDLEYDEVYEPCRGRSVAREHEDYALCQVGTSSAILEDETMVLGTPGPFTWRGTIFVTKIGGSFLERDKYMYHTEHSEARSPVDKYSYLGMSVTGGHYYDDNMAYAAGAPRSQGHGQVVIFQNQSRANPIPLAQIIDGEQFGSSFGYEIATADINGDRKPDLIVGAPLYFSKTEGGAVYIYQNENDMLPKRATLKLTGAPESRFGLALANIGDLNKDNCEDIAVGAPYEGDGVVYIYLGSPKGLIAEPAQKIQASELGGRGMSRPIKTFGISITGKTDLDDNSYPDVVIGAYNSSAAVVLLARPIISIRTTHGVNETRNIDPNRAGCRADVGSNLTCFSFEACCSIDPYDGQNKELSLLYSVEAETFDHQKKFSRVFFDRDNKRSNVVSRVVKVRTDGRTSCQMVTGYIKANTRDIQTPIGFRLKYTLVEDELAESALIRLNPILDQTRAQIDFEGTFQKDCGDDDLCESDLVIRAEPNITRSVDGYTWTMDETELEVRINVTNLADSAYEAQLFIEHQASVSYVATKKPTNATCNSFNTTLVACSLGNPMLRGSSTFVTIRFQPKGLEPKEKTMNFHIFANTTSKLVGKELPDQNLIVHVVRRAKLHFRGWAIPEQSFYSGAEKLTDSPMEMSDVGSPLIHSFSIFNEGPSTAPKVLMVIHWPLSLYNDPDEALKDRYLLYIEQRPNVEIGQGECTVASEYVNPLKLANKPQQDSAYLGAPASMMMRPSLQMQHFNRSQSHHQHHSNSLSRMPRNAIERVARLERLLDGREGSSSGGGGKGKKQDIIELDCNKGTAKCIRIECEIYNMAARSEAQVLVKARLWNSTLVTEYPRVDRVRIISTAHVKIPEDFGVEEMENNDIEVETRAYPELLNQQLDTSLPMWMIILAVVGGLVLLALFTYAMWRCGFFKRRRPTDPTLSGNLEKMNEEKPFLGAKNTHSVF